A genome region from Cucumis sativus cultivar 9930 chromosome 4, Cucumber_9930_V3, whole genome shotgun sequence includes the following:
- the LOC101218499 gene encoding transcription factor bHLH153 produces MIASSLCNASAKFPAEVMEVETMMEQKRTLCSVDESALTSLTPKRHKTDFSISSKERKDKLGERIMALQQLVSPYGKTDTASVLLEAMEYIQFLHEQVKVLSAPYLQSTPTVLLQEVEPCSHSLRSRGLCLVPISCTAGVARSNGADIWAPVKTISPKFEKHISPFN; encoded by the exons ATGATTGCCAGCTCTCTCTGCAATGCTTCCGCTAAATTCCCG GCAGAGGTGATGGAGGTTGAAACGATGATGGAACAGAAGAGGACTCTATGCTCGGTTGATGAGAGCGCTCTTACTTCACTTACACCCAAACGGCACAAGACTGATTTCTCTATCTCCTCTAAG GAGAGGAAAGACAAACTGGGTGAACGAATTATGGCCTTGCAACAACTTGTTTCACCATACGGAAAG ACAGATACGGCATCTGTTCTTCTGGAAGCAATGGAATATATCCAATTCCTTCACGAGCAAGTCAAG GTGTTGAGTGCACCATATCTCCAAAGCACACCCACTGTTTTGTTGCAG GAGGTGGAGCCATGCAGCCACAGCCTGAGGAGCAGAGGCCTTTGTCTTGTTCCAATCTCGTGTACTGCTGGAGTTGCACGGAGCAACGGTGCAGATATTTGGGCTCCTGTGAAGACAATTTCTCCCAAATTTGAGAAGCACATCTCACCATTCAATTGA
- the LOC101218103 gene encoding 54S ribosomal protein L51, mitochondrial, giving the protein MALRGVWQLKKLVVSYCDWGGSSRGIRAFMESQMPAFKEKNPQLEVVTELIRGQHPHLKGFFRSNNNRVVCVKNMDPEEIHSCAMRLRNSLGRKVVKLRTRHVTKNPSVQGTWNTDVRF; this is encoded by the exons ATGGCTTTGCGAGGTGTTTGGCAGCTTAAGAAGTTGGTTGTCAGCTATTGTGATTGGGGAGGAAGCAGCAGAGGCATCAG AGCATTTATGGAGTCGCAGATGCCAGCTTTTAAGGAGAAAAATCCTCAGCTAGAAGTAGTTACTGAGCTCATTCGTGGCCAGCATCCACACTTGAAGGGATTCTTCA GAAGCAATAACAACCGAGTGGTATGTGTGAAGAACATGGATCCAGAAGAAATTCATTCATGTGCAATGAGGCTAAGGAATTCACTGGGACGAAAGGTCGTAAAACTGAGAACAAGACATGTAACCAAAAATCCCAGTGTGCAAGGTACCTGGAACACTGATGTAAGATTTTGA
- the LOC101220870 gene encoding eukaryotic translation initiation factor 2A produces MATSQHPPPLQILVRGSDGFSIWNGPPFIDNQPTINKLDKVACTSTKFSEDGSKLLVTKSETLTIYECRGFGEIKSFEVPNLLAAALSPCGTYLQTFQKSSTPQEKNVVLWKVDTGGLVYSQFQKNMTKVSWPAIRFSSDETVACRMATNEIQFFDAKDFSKGVIHRLRVPGVTAIELSRTPGTHIAAFVPESKGVPASVQIFACGDSQTQPIARRSFFRCSTVQLNWNNGSTGLLIVVQADVDKTNQSYYGETKLNYLTTDGVHEGLVPLRKEGPVHDVQWSQSGSEFAVVYGFMPARATVFDKKCKPLLELGEGPYNTVRWNPKGKFLCLAGFGNLPGDMAFWDYKEKKQLGRTKAECSVTSEWSPDGQFFMTATTAPRLQVDNGIKIFHYNGALYFKKMFDKLFQADWKPESSDKFGEIDLLVKSVESLNVDQKKTQGQGSKVSQTSQKTAPSNPPVQKPAAYRPPHAKNAAAIQAELLGEGPKETLSKNAMRNKKKREKQKEKKAGEAASSANDV; encoded by the exons ATGGCCACCTCTCAACATCCACCACCTTTACAGATTCTTG TTCGAGGATCAGATGGTTTTTCAATTTGGAATGGACCCCCATTCATCGACAACCAACCCACCATCAACAAACTCGACAAGGTTGCTTGCACCAGTACGAAATTCAGTGAAGATGGATCCAAATTGCTGGTTACGAAGTCTGAAACTTTGACCATTTACGAATGCCGTGGTTTTGGAGAGATCAAGTCTTTTGAAGTACCCAATTTGCTTGCGGCTGCTTTGTCACCATGTGGGACTTATCTCCAGACATTTCAGAAATCTTCAACTCCTCaagaaaagaatgttgttCTCTGGAAGGTTGACACTGGTGGTCTTGTGTACTCTCAATTTCAGAAGAATATGACCAAAGTGTCATG GCCTGCAATTCGATTCAGCTCTGATGAAACTGTTGCCTGTCGGATGGCTACTAATGAGATACAGTTTTTTGATGCTAAAGATTTCTCTAAGGGAGTTATTCATCGGCTTAGAGTTCCAGGAGTCACTGCAATTGAACTCTCAAGGACACCTGGAACCCACATTGCAGCCTTTGTTCCCGAGTCCAAG GGGGTTCCTGCCAGTGTCCAAATCTTTGCTTGTGGAGATTCACAAACTCAACCGATTGCTCGACGAAGTTTTTTCCGTTGTTCAACGGTACAACTAAACTGGAACAATGGTTCTACTGGGCTTCTAATTGTTGTGCAAGCAGATGTAGATAAAACCAACCAGAGTTATTATGGTGAAACAAAGTTAAACTACTTGACAACCGATGGTGTTCATGAAGGACTTGTACCACTTC GTAAAGAAGGGCCCGTCCATGATGTGCAGTGGTCACAGAGTGGTTCAGAGTTTGCAGTAGTATATGGGT ttatgccTGCAAGAGCAACGGTGTTTGACAAGAAGTGCAAGCCTCTTCTTGAGCTTGGAGAAGGTCCCTACAACACTGTACGATGGAACCCGAAGGGGAAAT TTCTATGTTTGGCTGGCTTCGGTAATCTGCCTGGTGACATG GCATTTTGGGACTACAAGGAGAAAAAACAACTTGGAAGAACAAAAGCTGAATGCTCCGTTACTAGCGAATGGTCCCCAGATGGGCAGTTTTTCATGACTGCCACAACGGCTCCAAGACTTCAAGTTGACAATGG GATAAAAATTTTCCATTACAATGGAGCTTTATACTTCAAGAAAATGTTTGACAAGTTGTTCCAG GCCGATTGGAAGCCAGAGTCTTCAGATAAGTTTGGTGAAATCGATCTACTAGTTAAGTCTGTAGAATCGCTAAATGTTgatcaaaagaaaacacaag GTCAAGGGTCAAAAGTCTCACAAACATCGCAGAAAACCGCACCTTCGAACCCACCTGTTCAGAAGCCTGCGGCTTATAGGCCTCCACATGCGAAAAATGCTGCTGCTATTCAGGCAGAG TTGCTTGGAGAAGGCCCTAAAGA AACACTGAGTAAGAACGCCATGCGgaacaagaagaaaagggagaaacaaaaggagaagaaggcAGGGGAAGCTGCTTCATCAGCCAATGATGTGTGA